A window of Pseudomonas monteilii contains these coding sequences:
- a CDS encoding aminotransferase, protein MPRPYSQRSRAIEPFHVMALLARANELQAAGHDVIHLEIGEPDFTTAAPIVQAGQAALAAGHTRYTAARGLPALRQAIARFYGERYAVDVDPQRILITPGGSGALLLASSLLVDPDKHWLLADPGYPCNRHFLRLVEGGAQLVPVGPDDNYQLTPEHVRRCWNEQTVGALVASPANPTGTVLDREALASLSQAVRAQDGHLVVDEIYHGLTYGMDAPSVLEVDQDAFVLNSFSKYFGMTGWRLGWLVAPPAAVADLEKLAQNLYISAPSMAQHAALACFEPDTLAIFEARRAEFARRRDFLLPALRQLGFRIEVEPQGAFYLYADISAFGGDAFAFCQHFLETQHVAFTPGLDFGRHLAGHHVRFAYTQNLPRLEEAVQRIARGLQGWQG, encoded by the coding sequence ATGCCTCGACCCTATAGCCAGCGTAGCCGCGCCATCGAACCGTTCCACGTCATGGCCTTGCTGGCGCGGGCCAATGAGCTGCAGGCGGCCGGGCATGATGTGATCCATCTGGAGATCGGCGAGCCGGACTTCACCACCGCCGCGCCCATCGTGCAGGCCGGCCAGGCAGCGCTGGCCGCCGGCCACACCCGCTACACGGCCGCACGCGGGCTGCCCGCCTTGCGCCAGGCCATCGCGCGCTTCTATGGCGAGCGCTACGCCGTGGACGTCGACCCGCAGCGGATCCTGATCACCCCCGGCGGTTCCGGCGCGCTGCTGCTGGCCAGCAGCCTGCTGGTCGACCCTGACAAGCACTGGCTGTTGGCCGACCCCGGCTATCCTTGCAACCGGCATTTCCTGCGCCTGGTCGAAGGGGGCGCGCAGCTGGTACCGGTCGGGCCGGATGACAACTATCAACTGACGCCCGAGCACGTGCGCCGGTGCTGGAACGAGCAGACCGTCGGCGCCCTGGTGGCTTCGCCCGCCAACCCCACCGGCACCGTGCTCGACCGCGAAGCGTTGGCGAGTCTGTCGCAGGCCGTGCGCGCCCAGGATGGTCACCTGGTGGTGGACGAGATCTACCACGGGCTGACCTACGGCATGGACGCGCCCAGTGTGCTGGAAGTGGACCAGGACGCCTTCGTGCTCAACAGCTTCTCCAAGTACTTCGGCATGACCGGCTGGCGGCTGGGGTGGCTGGTCGCGCCACCCGCAGCGGTGGCCGATCTGGAGAAGCTGGCGCAGAACCTCTACATCAGTGCGCCGAGCATGGCCCAGCATGCCGCGCTGGCCTGCTTCGAACCGGACACCCTGGCGATCTTCGAGGCGCGCCGTGCCGAGTTCGCCCGGCGGCGCGACTTCCTCCTGCCAGCGCTGCGTCAACTGGGCTTTCGGATCGAAGTGGAGCCGCAAGGCGCGTTCTACCTGTACGCCGACATCAGTGCGTTCGGCGGCGATGCGTTCGCCTTCTGCCAGCATTTCCTGGAGACCCAGCACGTGGCCTTCACGCCTGGGCTGGATTTCGGCCGGCACCTGGCCGGCCACCATGTGCGCTTCGCCTATACCCAGAACCTGCCTCGCCTCGAAGAAGCGGTGCAGCGCATCGCCCGTGGCTTGCAGGGGTGGCAGGGCTGA
- a CDS encoding XRE family transcriptional regulator, which yields MLFAPELERGRLLRRYKRFLADIELPTGEQLTIHCPNTGSMLNCMREGGDVWFTRSNDPKRKLPGTWELSETPQGRLACINTGRANALVEEALRAGIITELAGFHTLRREVAYGEERSRVDFYLEYAEGPAYVEVKSVTLGYPDSAVAAFPDAVTQRGAKHLRELASLARQGVRAVQLYCVNLSGVEAVRPAQEIDDAYAQALRAAVRDGVEVLAYGTRVETSGIVIDRPLPVKW from the coding sequence ATGCTGTTTGCTCCCGAACTCGAGCGAGGGCGGCTGCTGCGCCGGTACAAGCGTTTTCTGGCCGATATCGAGCTGCCCACGGGTGAGCAATTGACCATCCACTGCCCCAACACGGGCTCGATGCTCAACTGCATGCGCGAGGGCGGCGATGTCTGGTTCACCCGCTCCAACGACCCCAAGCGCAAGTTGCCCGGCACCTGGGAGTTGAGCGAAACGCCCCAGGGGCGGCTGGCCTGCATCAATACCGGGCGCGCCAACGCGCTGGTGGAAGAGGCGTTGCGCGCCGGGATCATCACCGAACTGGCCGGGTTCCACACTCTGCGCCGCGAAGTCGCCTATGGCGAGGAACGCAGCCGGGTGGACTTCTACCTGGAGTACGCCGAGGGGCCGGCCTACGTCGAGGTCAAGAGCGTGACCCTGGGGTACCCGGACAGTGCCGTGGCGGCGTTCCCGGATGCGGTGACCCAGCGCGGCGCCAAGCACCTGCGCGAGCTGGCCAGCCTGGCCCGGCAAGGCGTGCGTGCCGTGCAGCTGTACTGCGTGAACCTCAGCGGGGTCGAGGCGGTGCGTCCGGCCCAGGAAATCGACGACGCCTACGCCCAGGCCTTGCGTGCGGCGGTGCGCGACGGGGTCGAGGTGCTGGCCTACGGCACGCGGGTGGAGACCTCGGGGATCGTCATCGATCGGCCGTTGCCGGTGAAATGGTAG
- a CDS encoding MFS transporter, which produces MTLLCRSDALLEGTSRLFELPDTTVFAVRHQGRAYVYVNRCPHRHVPLHWQDGGFLDDSGSLIRCARHGALFLIEDGECVTGPCEGQRLEPVRCLEAAGSLWRATTISPATADR; this is translated from the coding sequence ATGACGCTGCTGTGCCGCTCCGATGCACTCCTCGAAGGCACCAGCCGCCTGTTCGAGCTCCCGGACACGACAGTATTCGCAGTACGCCACCAGGGCCGCGCCTACGTGTACGTCAACCGCTGCCCGCACCGCCATGTGCCCTTGCACTGGCAGGACGGCGGCTTTCTCGACGACAGTGGCAGCCTGATCCGTTGCGCTCGGCATGGCGCGCTGTTTCTCATCGAGGACGGCGAATGCGTCACCGGTCCGTGCGAAGGTCAGCGCCTGGAGCCGGTCAGGTGCCTGGAAGCAGCAGGCAGTCTGTGGCGAGCGACTACCATTTCACCGGCAACGGCCGATCGATGA
- a CDS encoding competence protein TfoX: MNDELQGLKNLGKTSAQWLHAVGIHNESDLRRLGAVVAYQAVKTRGFRASKALLYALEGALLDIHWNELPADHKRALDQRLLGETSSGTAEK, translated from the coding sequence ATGAACGACGAGTTGCAAGGCCTGAAGAACCTGGGGAAGACGTCGGCACAGTGGCTGCACGCCGTCGGCATCCATAACGAATCGGATTTGCGCCGCCTGGGAGCGGTCGTCGCTTATCAGGCCGTCAAGACACGTGGCTTCCGGGCTTCCAAGGCGTTGCTGTACGCCCTCGAAGGGGCGCTGCTCGACATCCACTGGAATGAACTGCCTGCCGATCACAAGCGTGCGCTGGATCAGCGCCTGCTGGGCGAAACGTCGTCAGGGACGGCAGAAAAATAA
- a CDS encoding penicillin-binding protein 1B: MTRTKTSRTPKKRPTGRTRAWLGWALKLSLVGLVILAGFAVYLDAVVQDKFAGKRWSIPAKVYARPLELFNGQKLSRDDFLTELDALGYRRESSANGPGAASVNGNTVDINTRGFQFYEGLEPAQFVRVRFSGDYVTGLSGANGAKLDVVRLEPLMIGGIYPKNLEDRILINIDQVPPYLLETLVAVEDRDFYSHMGVSPKSIARAIWVNTSSGAMRQGGSTLTQQLVKNFYLTNERSLSRKLTEAMMAVLLELHYDKREILEAYLNEVFIGQDGQRAVHGFGLASQFFFSQPLSELKLHQVALLVGMVKGPSYYNPRRYPERALNRRNLVLDLLAEQGVATQEAVDAAKKMPLGVTKRGSLADSSFPAFLDLVKRQLRQDYRDEDLTEEGLRIFTSFDPILQMKAESAMTETFKRLAGRKGADEVESAMVVTNPETGEVQALIGSRQSGFAGFNRAIDAVRPIGSLVKPAVYLTALEKPSQYTLTSWVQDEPFSVKGADGQVWRPQNYERKPHGTIYLYQGLAHSYNLSTAKIGLEVGVPNVIKTIGRLGVNVDWPPYPAMLLGAGGMSPVQVATMYQTLANGGFNTPMRGIRSVLTAEGEPLKRYPFQIQQTFDPGAIFLVQNAMQRVMREGTGRSVYNTLPSSLTLAGKTGTSNDSRDSWFSGFSQDLLAVVWLGRDDNGKTPFTGATGALQVWTSFMRKADPLPLDMPQPDNIVQAWIDPYSGKGSDPSCPGAVQMPYIRGSEPPAGAACNAQPEAEDSVMDWVKGWMN; the protein is encoded by the coding sequence ATGACTCGTACCAAGACTTCCCGCACCCCCAAAAAACGCCCGACCGGACGCACTCGCGCCTGGCTGGGCTGGGCTCTCAAGCTCAGCCTGGTCGGCCTGGTGATACTCGCCGGCTTCGCGGTCTATCTCGACGCCGTCGTCCAGGACAAGTTCGCCGGCAAACGCTGGTCGATCCCGGCCAAGGTCTACGCGCGGCCGCTGGAGCTGTTCAATGGCCAGAAGCTCAGCCGCGACGATTTCCTGACCGAGCTCGATGCCCTCGGCTATCGACGCGAAAGCTCGGCCAATGGCCCGGGCGCCGCCTCGGTCAATGGCAACACGGTCGACATCAACACCCGTGGCTTCCAGTTCTACGAAGGGCTGGAGCCCGCGCAGTTCGTGCGCGTGCGCTTCTCCGGCGACTACGTGACCGGGCTCAGCGGGGCCAATGGCGCCAAGCTCGACGTGGTGCGCCTGGAGCCGCTGATGATCGGCGGCATCTACCCGAAGAACCTCGAGGACCGCATCCTGATCAACATCGACCAGGTGCCGCCGTACCTGCTCGAGACCTTGGTCGCGGTCGAGGACCGTGACTTCTACAGCCATATGGGCGTTTCGCCCAAGTCGATCGCCCGGGCGATCTGGGTCAACACCTCGTCCGGTGCCATGCGCCAGGGCGGCAGTACCCTGACCCAGCAGCTGGTGAAGAACTTCTACCTCACCAACGAGCGCAGCCTGAGCCGCAAGCTGACCGAGGCCATGATGGCCGTGCTGCTGGAACTGCACTACGACAAGCGTGAGATCCTCGAGGCTTACCTCAACGAAGTGTTCATCGGCCAGGATGGTCAGCGCGCGGTGCACGGCTTCGGCCTGGCCAGTCAGTTCTTCTTCAGCCAGCCGCTGTCGGAACTCAAGCTGCACCAGGTGGCCTTGCTGGTGGGCATGGTCAAGGGGCCGTCCTACTACAACCCGCGTCGCTACCCTGAACGCGCCCTGAATCGCCGCAACCTGGTGCTCGACCTGCTCGCCGAGCAGGGCGTGGCGACCCAGGAAGCCGTCGATGCAGCCAAGAAGATGCCGCTGGGCGTGACCAAGCGCGGCAGCCTGGCCGACAGCTCCTTCCCGGCCTTCCTCGATCTGGTCAAGCGTCAGCTGCGCCAGGACTACCGTGACGAAGACTTGACCGAAGAAGGCTTGCGCATCTTCACCAGTTTCGACCCGATCCTGCAGATGAAGGCCGAGTCGGCCATGACCGAGACCTTCAAGCGGCTGGCCGGGCGCAAGGGCGCCGACGAGGTCGAGTCGGCGATGGTCGTGACCAACCCGGAAACCGGTGAAGTGCAGGCGCTGATCGGCAGCCGCCAGTCCGGTTTCGCCGGCTTCAACCGGGCCATCGATGCGGTCCGGCCGATCGGCTCGCTGGTCAAGCCGGCGGTCTACCTGACCGCGCTGGAGAAACCCAGCCAGTACACCCTGACCAGCTGGGTGCAGGACGAGCCCTTCTCGGTCAAGGGCGCCGATGGCCAGGTCTGGCGGCCGCAGAACTATGAGCGCAAGCCCCATGGGACCATCTACCTCTACCAGGGGCTGGCGCACTCCTACAACCTGTCCACCGCCAAGATCGGCCTGGAAGTCGGCGTGCCCAATGTGATCAAGACCATCGGGCGGCTCGGGGTCAACGTCGATTGGCCACCGTACCCGGCGATGTTGCTGGGGGCCGGCGGCATGTCGCCAGTGCAGGTGGCGACCATGTACCAGACGCTGGCCAACGGCGGCTTCAACACGCCCATGCGCGGTATCCGCAGCGTGCTGACGGCCGAAGGCGAGCCGCTCAAGCGCTACCCGTTCCAGATCCAGCAGACCTTCGACCCGGGCGCCATCTTCCTGGTACAGAACGCCATGCAGCGGGTCATGCGTGAAGGCACTGGCCGCTCGGTGTACAACACGCTGCCCAGCTCCTTGACCCTGGCAGGCAAGACCGGCACCAGCAACGACTCGCGCGACAGCTGGTTCTCCGGCTTCAGCCAGGACCTGCTGGCCGTGGTCTGGCTGGGCCGCGACGACAATGGCAAGACGCCTTTCACCGGGGCGACCGGTGCCTTGCAGGTGTGGACCAGCTTCATGCGCAAGGCCGACCCGCTGCCGCTGGACATGCCGCAGCCGGACAACATCGTGCAGGCCTGGATCGACCCGTACTCGGGCAAAGGCTCCGATCCCAGCTGTCCGGGAGCCGTGCAGATGCCGTATATTCGCGGCAGCGAACCGCCTGCCGGCGCCGCCTGCAACGCTCAGCCCGAGGCCGAAGATTCGGTCATGGACTGGGTCAAGGGCTGGATGAACTGA
- a CDS encoding pseudouridine synthase: MMEPRILEIADHLLLIERELRVQGWWDHTPPSEQALASSVPFALDSLRFEQWLQWIFLPRMTQILEHGLPLPHASGILVMAETVYVDRPEQSRELRRLLAAFDQLIAPSA; this comes from the coding sequence GTGATGGAGCCGCGCATCCTGGAGATCGCCGACCACTTGCTGCTGATCGAGCGCGAACTGCGCGTGCAAGGGTGGTGGGACCACACGCCGCCCAGCGAGCAGGCACTGGCCAGCAGCGTGCCTTTTGCACTCGACAGCCTGCGCTTCGAGCAATGGCTGCAATGGATCTTCCTGCCGCGCATGACGCAGATCCTCGAGCACGGTCTGCCGCTGCCTCACGCCTCGGGCATCCTGGTGATGGCCGAAACGGTCTATGTCGACCGTCCCGAGCAAAGTCGCGAGCTACGGCGCCTGCTGGCCGCATTCGACCAATTGATCGCACCATCCGCCTGA
- a CDS encoding acetolactate synthase 3 catalytic subunit (catalyzes the formation of 2-acetolactate from pyruvate, leucine sensitive), producing MELLSGGEMLVRFLRDEGIKHIYGYPGGALLHVYDALFKEPEIEHILVRHEQAATHMADGYARATGKAGVVLVTSGPGATNAITGIATAYMDSIPMVILSGQVPSTMVGTDAFQETDMIGISRPIVKHSFMIKHASEIPEVLKKAFYLAESGRPGPVVVDIPKDMTNPAEKFEYVYPKKVKLRSYSPAVRGHSGQIRKAAEMLLAAKRPILYSGGGVILGGGSETLTEIARALNLPVTNTLMGLGGYPGTDRQFLGMLGMHGSYPANMAMHHADVIFAVGARFDDRVINGPAKFCPNAKIIHIDIDPASISKMIKADVPIVGPVDSVLADMQAILKEIGGKPDQAAMDTWWKQIDEWRGNRGLFPYDQGDGEVIKPQKVIETLCEVTQGDAFVTSDVGQHQMFAAQYYRFNKPNRWINSGGLGTMGFGFPAAMGVKLNFPDDDVACVTGEGSIQMNIQELSTCLQYGLPVKIVNLNNGVLGMVRQWQDMSYNSRHSHSYMESLPDFIKLVEAYGHVGIRITSLKDLKPKLEEAFALKNRLVFIDIQVDRSEHVYPMQIKDGSMRDMWLSKTERT from the coding sequence GTGGAGCTTTTATCTGGCGGCGAGATGCTTGTCCGCTTCTTGCGTGACGAGGGCATCAAGCACATCTACGGGTACCCTGGCGGTGCTCTCCTTCATGTCTACGATGCCTTGTTCAAGGAACCAGAGATCGAGCACATCCTGGTTCGTCACGAACAGGCCGCGACCCACATGGCCGACGGCTATGCACGCGCCACCGGCAAGGCCGGCGTGGTGCTGGTGACCTCCGGCCCAGGCGCCACCAACGCCATTACCGGTATCGCCACGGCGTACATGGACTCCATCCCGATGGTCATCCTGTCGGGCCAGGTGCCCAGCACCATGGTCGGCACCGATGCCTTCCAGGAAACCGACATGATCGGTATTTCCCGGCCGATCGTGAAACACAGCTTCATGATCAAGCACGCCTCGGAAATCCCGGAAGTCCTGAAGAAGGCCTTCTACCTGGCCGAGTCCGGGCGTCCCGGTCCGGTGGTGGTCGACATTCCGAAGGACATGACCAACCCGGCCGAGAAGTTCGAGTACGTCTATCCGAAGAAGGTCAAGCTGCGCTCCTACAGCCCGGCCGTGCGTGGTCACTCCGGTCAGATCCGCAAGGCGGCCGAGATGCTGCTGGCGGCCAAGCGTCCGATCCTCTATTCCGGTGGCGGCGTCATCCTCGGTGGTGGCTCCGAAACCCTGACCGAGATCGCCCGTGCGCTGAACCTGCCGGTCACCAATACCCTGATGGGCCTGGGTGGCTACCCCGGTACCGACCGCCAGTTCCTCGGCATGCTCGGCATGCATGGCAGCTACCCGGCCAACATGGCGATGCACCATGCCGATGTGATCTTCGCCGTCGGCGCGCGCTTCGACGACCGTGTGATCAACGGCCCGGCCAAGTTCTGCCCGAACGCCAAGATCATCCACATCGACATCGACCCGGCGTCGATCTCCAAGATGATCAAGGCCGACGTGCCGATCGTGGGCCCGGTCGACAGCGTGCTCGCCGACATGCAGGCCATCCTCAAGGAAATCGGTGGCAAGCCCGATCAGGCGGCCATGGATACCTGGTGGAAGCAGATCGACGAGTGGCGCGGTAACCGTGGGCTGTTCCCGTACGACCAGGGCGATGGCGAAGTGATCAAGCCGCAGAAGGTCATCGAGACCCTGTGCGAAGTCACCCAGGGCGATGCCTTCGTCACCTCCGACGTCGGCCAGCACCAGATGTTCGCGGCGCAGTACTACCGCTTCAACAAGCCCAACCGCTGGATCAACTCCGGTGGCCTGGGCACCATGGGCTTCGGTTTCCCGGCGGCCATGGGCGTGAAGCTGAACTTCCCGGACGACGACGTGGCCTGCGTCACCGGCGAGGGCAGCATCCAGATGAACATCCAGGAGCTGTCGACCTGCCTGCAGTACGGCTTGCCGGTGAAGATCGTCAACCTGAACAACGGCGTGCTGGGCATGGTGCGCCAGTGGCAGGACATGTCCTACAACAGCCGCCACTCGCACTCCTACATGGAATCGCTGCCCGATTTCATCAAGCTGGTCGAAGCCTATGGTCACGTCGGCATCCGGATCACCAGCCTGAAGGACCTCAAGCCCAAGCTCGAGGAAGCCTTCGCGCTGAAGAACCGCCTGGTCTTCATCGACATCCAGGTCGACAGGAGCGAGCACGTCTATCCGATGCAGATCAAGGATGGCTCGATGCGTGACATGTGGCTGAGCAAGACGGAGCGTACCTGA
- the ilvH gene encoding acetolactate synthase small subunit (with IlvI catalyzes the formation of 2-acetolactate from pyruvate, the small subunit is required for full activity and valine sensitivity; E.coli produces 3 isoenzymes of acetolactate synthase which differ in specificity to substrates, valine sensitivity and affinity for cofactors; also known as acetolactate synthase 3 small subunit): MRHIISLLLENEPGALSRVVGLFSQRNYNIESLTVAPTEDPSVSRLTLTTIGHDEVIEQITKNLNKLVEVVKLVDLSESAHIEREMMLVKVKATGAQRAEIKRTTDIFRGQIVDVTASVYTVQLSGTSDKLDSFIQAIGTTSILETVRSGVTGIARGDKVLSI; the protein is encoded by the coding sequence ATGCGGCACATCATTTCCCTGCTGCTGGAAAACGAACCCGGTGCCTTGTCTCGCGTGGTCGGGCTGTTTTCCCAGCGCAACTACAACATCGAAAGCCTGACCGTGGCACCGACCGAGGACCCGAGCGTTTCGCGTCTGACGTTGACCACCATCGGCCACGATGAGGTGATCGAGCAGATCACCAAGAACCTGAACAAGCTCGTCGAAGTGGTCAAGCTGGTCGACCTGTCGGAAAGCGCGCACATCGAGCGTGAAATGATGCTGGTCAAGGTCAAGGCCACCGGTGCCCAGCGCGCCGAGATCAAGCGCACCACCGACATCTTCCGTGGGCAGATCGTCGACGTCACCGCCAGCGTGTACACCGTGCAACTGAGTGGGACCAGCGACAAGCTCGACAGCTTCATCCAGGCGATCGGCACCACGTCGATCCTTGAAACCGTTCGCAGTGGCGTCACCGGCATCGCCCGGGGCGACAAAGTGCTCAGTATCTAA
- a CDS encoding ketol-acid reductoisomerase (catalyzes the formation of (R)-2,3-dihydroxy-3-methylbutanoate from (S)-2-hydroxy-2-methyl-3-oxobutanoate in valine and isoleucine biosynthesis): protein MKVFYDKDCDLSIIQGKKVAIIGYGSQGHAQACNLKDSGVDVTVGLRKGSATVAKAEAHGLKVADVASAVAAADLVMILTPDEFQGALYKNEIEPNIKQGATLAFSHGFSIHYNQVVPRADLDVIMIAPKAPGHTVRSEFVKGGGIPDLIAIYQDASGNAKNVALSYAAGVGGGRTGIIETTFKDETETDLFGEQAVLCGGTVELVKAGFETLVEAGYAPEMAYFECLHELKLIVDLMYEGGIANMNYSISNNAEYGEYVTGPEVINEESRKAMRNALKRIQDGEYAKMFISEGATNYPSMTAKRRNNASHGIEIIGEQLRSMMPWISANKIVDKSKN, encoded by the coding sequence ATGAAAGTTTTCTACGATAAAGATTGCGACCTTTCCATCATCCAGGGCAAGAAAGTCGCCATCATCGGTTACGGCTCCCAGGGTCACGCCCAGGCGTGCAACCTGAAGGACTCCGGCGTCGACGTCACCGTCGGCCTGCGCAAAGGCTCGGCCACCGTCGCCAAGGCAGAAGCCCACGGCCTGAAAGTCGCTGACGTCGCTTCCGCCGTCGCCGCTGCCGACCTGGTCATGATCCTGACCCCGGACGAGTTCCAGGGCGCGCTGTACAAGAACGAAATCGAGCCGAACATCAAGCAGGGCGCGACCCTGGCGTTCTCCCACGGCTTCTCGATCCACTACAACCAGGTCGTGCCGCGTGCCGACCTGGACGTGATCATGATCGCGCCGAAGGCCCCAGGCCACACGGTACGTTCCGAGTTCGTCAAGGGCGGTGGTATCCCTGACCTGATCGCCATCTACCAGGACGCCTCGGGCAACGCCAAGAACGTCGCACTGTCCTACGCCGCAGGCGTCGGCGGTGGCCGTACCGGCATCATCGAGACCACCTTCAAGGACGAGACCGAAACCGACCTGTTCGGTGAGCAGGCCGTTCTGTGCGGCGGTACCGTCGAGCTGGTCAAGGCCGGTTTCGAAACCCTGGTCGAAGCCGGTTACGCGCCGGAAATGGCCTACTTCGAGTGCCTGCACGAGCTGAAGCTGATCGTCGACCTCATGTACGAAGGCGGTATCGCCAACATGAACTACTCGATCTCCAACAACGCCGAGTACGGCGAGTACGTGACCGGTCCTGAAGTCATCAACGAAGAATCCCGCAAGGCCATGCGCAATGCACTCAAGCGCATCCAGGACGGTGAGTACGCGAAGATGTTCATCAGCGAAGGCGCCACCAACTACCCTTCGATGACCGCCAAGCGTCGCAACAACGCTTCCCATGGCATCGAAATCATCGGCGAGCAGCTGCGTTCGATGATGCCGTGGATCTCGGCCAACAAGATCGTCGACAAGAGCAAGAACTGA
- a CDS encoding CDP-diacylglycerol--serine O-phosphatidyltransferase, which produces MSERPEEPHTPSDAESLLPVDEHIEEGHDAEGRKVRHRGIYLLPNLFTTANLFAGFYAIISAISAHGYLSAGDPHEGSKYLAFAAIAIFVAMVLDSLDGRVARMTNTQSAFGAEYDSLSDMVAFGVAPALLAFVWALGDMGKVGWMVAFIYVAGAALRLARFNTQVGTADKRYFIGLASPAAAGVVAGTVWAFSDYGIQGSKLSFLVALLVAAAGMLMVSNVKYNSFKELDLKGRVPFVAILAVVLVFAVVFSDPPRILLLIFLAYAASGPVQYLLRKRRRKV; this is translated from the coding sequence ATGAGCGAACGTCCCGAAGAGCCGCACACGCCCTCCGACGCCGAAAGCCTGCTACCTGTCGATGAGCACATTGAAGAGGGGCATGACGCCGAAGGGCGCAAGGTTCGGCATCGCGGCATCTATCTGTTGCCCAACCTGTTCACCACCGCCAACCTGTTTGCCGGGTTCTACGCGATCATCAGCGCCATCAGCGCGCACGGCTACCTCAGCGCCGGTGACCCCCACGAAGGCAGCAAGTACCTGGCGTTCGCCGCCATCGCGATCTTCGTGGCCATGGTGCTCGACAGCCTCGATGGCCGTGTGGCGCGCATGACCAATACCCAGAGCGCCTTCGGCGCCGAGTACGACTCCTTGTCGGACATGGTGGCCTTCGGTGTGGCGCCGGCATTGCTGGCCTTCGTCTGGGCGCTGGGGGACATGGGCAAGGTCGGCTGGATGGTGGCCTTCATCTATGTCGCTGGCGCGGCACTGCGCCTGGCGCGCTTCAACACCCAGGTCGGTACCGCCGACAAGCGTTACTTCATCGGTCTGGCCAGCCCGGCGGCTGCCGGTGTGGTAGCCGGTACCGTGTGGGCGTTCAGCGACTACGGTATCCAGGGCTCCAAGCTGTCGTTCCTGGTGGCCTTGCTGGTCGCGGCGGCCGGCATGCTGATGGTCAGCAACGTCAAGTACAACAGCTTCAAGGAGCTGGACCTCAAGGGCCGCGTGCCCTTCGTCGCCATCCTGGCGGTGGTGCTGGTGTTCGCCGTGGTCTTCAGCGATCCACCGCGCATCCTGCTGCTGATCTTCCTCGCCTATGCGGCTTCCGGCCCCGTGCAGTACCTGCTGCGCAAGCGCCGCCGTAAAGTGTGA
- a CDS encoding mononuclear molybdenum enzyme YedY, translating to MLIQLPRSSDCKLSDVTPESLYLSRRRMLGGAMAGLALGALPAVGRAADAARYPDVEPGKPAGWFTDKLAATRWQAVTVKDEAITPFRDATHYNNFYEFGPGKGDPADSAGSLPTEPWRLVIDGEVDKPGNYALEDFVKPYQLEERIYRLRCVEAWSMVIPWLGFPLADILKRVQPTSKARYVRFETLRDPEHMPGQRSGFALIDWPYVEGLRLDEAMNPLTLMAVGMYGRELPNQNGAPLRLVVPWKYGFKSIKSIVRMSLVAEQPKTTWQGLAPEEYGFYANVNPQVDHPRWTQARERRLPSGLFSPNVRDTLMFNGYAEQVSGLYAGLDLRKNY from the coding sequence ATGCTCATCCAGCTTCCCAGATCGTCCGATTGCAAGCTGTCGGACGTCACACCCGAATCCCTCTATCTCTCGCGTCGACGCATGCTCGGTGGTGCAATGGCCGGGCTGGCGCTCGGTGCCTTGCCTGCCGTCGGCCGCGCGGCTGACGCTGCGCGCTACCCGGATGTCGAACCCGGCAAGCCCGCCGGGTGGTTCACCGACAAGCTCGCGGCCACGCGCTGGCAGGCGGTGACCGTGAAGGACGAAGCCATCACCCCGTTTCGCGATGCGACCCACTACAACAACTTCTATGAGTTCGGGCCTGGCAAAGGCGACCCGGCCGACAGCGCCGGCAGCCTGCCCACCGAGCCCTGGCGCCTGGTGATCGATGGCGAGGTCGACAAGCCGGGCAACTATGCGCTGGAAGACTTCGTCAAACCCTACCAGCTGGAAGAGCGCATCTACCGGCTGCGCTGCGTCGAGGCTTGGTCGATGGTGATCCCGTGGCTGGGCTTTCCGCTGGCAGACATCCTCAAGCGCGTCCAGCCGACGTCCAAGGCGCGCTATGTACGCTTCGAGACGTTGCGTGATCCTGAGCACATGCCCGGGCAGCGCTCGGGGTTCGCGCTGATCGACTGGCCCTATGTGGAAGGCCTGCGCCTGGACGAGGCGATGAACCCGCTGACCCTGATGGCCGTCGGCATGTACGGGCGCGAGCTGCCGAATCAGAACGGGGCGCCACTGCGGCTGGTGGTGCCTTGGAAGTATGGTTTCAAGAGCATCAAGTCGATCGTGCGCATGAGCCTGGTCGCCGAGCAACCCAAGACCACCTGGCAGGGCCTGGCGCCCGAGGAGTACGGCTTCTATGCCAACGTCAATCCACAGGTCGATCATCCACGCTGGACGCAGGCGCGTGAGCGACGGCTACCGAGTGGGCTGTTCAGCCCGAATGTACGTGACACGCTGATGTTCAACGGCTATGCCGAGCAGGTCAGTGGTCTGTACGCGGGGCTGGACCTGCGGAAGAACTACTGA